In the genome of Polaribacter atrinae, one region contains:
- the uvrA gene encoding excinuclease ABC subunit UvrA, translated as MKTDISKVNPKENIIIKGARLHNLKNIDVVIPRNKLVVITGLSGSGKSSLAFDTLYAEGQRRYVESLSSYARQFLGKLHKPKVDYIKGIAPAIAIEQKVNSTNPRSTVGTSTEIYDYIKLLYARIGRTFSPISGKEVKKDTVSDVVNFVKEFDDKTKLLLLAPIAIDENRDLKTVLQVLEQQGYARLKWNDKVYRISDFPQAEFKNELLYLVVDRIVTKDDEDFYNRLADAIQTAFFEGKGICFIENLEDNKVAEFSNKFDLDGMSFLEPNTLLFSFNNPYGACPTCEGYGNVIGIDADLVIPNTGLSIMEDCIFPFKTPSYIHYKEDLIDVAYQFDIPIHKPWFQLTEAQKELVWNGNKSFNGIHHFFTVLEEKSYKIQNRVMLSRYRGKTKCTSCNGKRLRHETNFVKINEKTISDLVTLPLDELAVFFKNIKLDKYEEKIGKRLLTEINNRLLFLTDVGLSYLTINRTSNTLSGGESQRINLATSLGSSLVGSMYILDEPSIGLHPKDTERLIGVLKDLRDLGNTVVVVEHDEDIMREADYIIDIGPEAGTFGGHVVAEGNFDAILKSDSLTAKYLNEELKIEVPTKRRTSRNKIQIIGARENNLKNVDVTFPLNCLSVITGVSGSGKSTLVKSILYPTMQKKLIGHGEKVGQHTEVTGDFDTLKHVEFIDQNPIGRSSRSNPVTYIKAYDDIRSLFANQKLSGIRNYKPKHFSFNVEGGRCEVCKGEGEVTIEMQFMADVHLECDACNGKRFKKEVLEVKFDGKSIDDILNLTIDDAVAFFSENLVPKIASKLKPLQDVGLGYVQLGQSSSTLSGGEAQRIKLASFLVKGNTKDKALFIFDEPTTGLHFHDIKKLLASFNALIDKGHSIIVIEHNIELIKCADYIIDLGLEGGKNGGNLIFQGTPEELAKNKESYTAKYLAEKLVY; from the coding sequence ATGAAGACTGACATTTCTAAAGTAAATCCTAAAGAAAATATTATTATTAAAGGAGCTAGACTCCATAACCTAAAGAATATAGATGTAGTAATACCAAGAAATAAATTGGTAGTAATTACAGGGCTTTCTGGTTCCGGAAAGTCATCTTTAGCTTTTGATACGCTATATGCAGAAGGTCAAAGACGTTATGTAGAGAGTTTATCTTCTTATGCGCGTCAGTTTTTAGGCAAACTACACAAGCCTAAAGTAGATTATATAAAAGGTATTGCTCCGGCAATTGCCATTGAGCAAAAAGTAAATTCTACAAATCCGCGTTCTACAGTAGGTACATCAACAGAAATTTACGATTATATAAAATTATTATACGCCAGAATTGGTAGAACCTTCTCTCCTATTTCTGGTAAAGAAGTTAAAAAAGACACCGTTTCTGATGTTGTTAACTTTGTAAAAGAATTTGATGATAAAACAAAACTGTTATTATTAGCACCTATTGCTATTGATGAAAATCGAGATTTAAAAACCGTTTTACAAGTTTTAGAACAACAAGGATACGCACGTTTAAAATGGAACGATAAAGTATATAGAATTTCTGATTTCCCGCAAGCAGAATTTAAAAATGAACTTTTATATTTAGTAGTAGATAGAATTGTAACAAAAGATGATGAAGATTTTTACAACCGATTAGCAGATGCTATTCAGACTGCTTTTTTTGAAGGAAAAGGCATTTGTTTTATCGAAAATTTAGAAGACAATAAAGTTGCTGAATTTAGCAATAAGTTCGATTTAGACGGAATGTCTTTTCTTGAGCCAAACACACTTTTATTCAGTTTTAACAATCCGTATGGTGCGTGCCCAACTTGCGAGGGCTATGGAAACGTAATTGGTATTGATGCAGATTTGGTTATTCCAAACACTGGTTTGTCTATTATGGAAGATTGCATTTTCCCGTTTAAGACACCTTCTTACATACATTATAAAGAAGACTTAATAGATGTTGCGTATCAGTTTGATATTCCTATTCACAAACCATGGTTTCAACTTACAGAAGCACAAAAAGAATTGGTGTGGAACGGAAATAAATCGTTTAACGGAATACACCATTTCTTTACTGTTTTAGAAGAAAAAAGTTATAAAATTCAGAACCGAGTAATGCTTTCTCGCTACCGCGGAAAAACAAAATGTACGTCTTGTAATGGAAAACGTTTAAGACACGAAACTAATTTTGTAAAAATAAACGAAAAGACAATTTCAGACTTAGTAACACTACCTTTAGATGAGTTGGCTGTCTTTTTTAAGAACATCAAATTAGATAAATACGAAGAAAAAATAGGAAAACGTTTACTTACAGAAATCAACAATCGTTTGTTGTTTTTAACTGATGTTGGTCTATCTTATTTAACCATCAACAGAACTTCTAATACACTTTCTGGAGGTGAAAGTCAGCGTATTAATTTAGCAACTTCTTTAGGGAGTTCTTTAGTGGGGTCTATGTATATTTTAGATGAACCAAGTATTGGTTTACACCCAAAAGATACCGAACGTTTAATTGGTGTTTTAAAAGATTTACGAGATTTAGGAAACACCGTTGTTGTGGTAGAACACGATGAAGATATTATGCGAGAGGCCGATTATATTATAGATATTGGTCCAGAAGCGGGTACTTTTGGAGGTCACGTAGTTGCAGAAGGAAACTTTGATGCCATCTTAAAATCAGATTCTTTAACGGCTAAATACCTTAACGAAGAATTAAAAATCGAAGTGCCTACCAAACGTAGAACTTCTAGAAATAAAATTCAAATAATTGGCGCAAGAGAAAACAATTTAAAAAATGTAGATGTTACGTTTCCACTAAATTGTTTGTCTGTAATAACAGGTGTTTCTGGTTCAGGAAAAAGTACATTAGTTAAAAGTATTTTGTACCCTACAATGCAAAAAAAACTGATTGGTCACGGAGAAAAAGTGGGTCAACATACAGAGGTTACAGGAGATTTTGATACCTTAAAACACGTAGAATTTATCGATCAAAACCCAATCGGACGCTCATCTCGTTCCAATCCGGTAACGTATATTAAAGCTTATGATGATATTCGCTCGTTATTTGCAAATCAGAAATTATCTGGCATTAGAAACTACAAACCAAAACACTTTTCTTTTAATGTAGAAGGTGGCCGTTGCGAGGTTTGTAAAGGAGAAGGAGAAGTTACCATCGAAATGCAATTTATGGCAGATGTACATTTAGAATGTGATGCTTGTAACGGTAAACGCTTTAAAAAAGAAGTTTTAGAAGTAAAATTCGATGGAAAATCTATTGACGATATTTTAAATCTAACCATAGATGATGCAGTAGCATTTTTCTCAGAAAATTTAGTTCCTAAAATTGCAAGTAAATTAAAACCTTTGCAAGATGTTGGTTTGGGTTATGTGCAATTAGGCCAATCTTCTTCTACCCTTTCTGGTGGAGAAGCGCAGCGTATAAAATTGGCTTCCTTTTTAGTAAAAGGAAACACCAAAGACAAAGCATTGTTTATTTTTGATGAACCTACAACAGGTTTACATTTTCACGATATTAAGAAATTATTGGCGTCTTTTAATGCTTTAATAGACAAGGGGCATTCAATTATTGTGATAGAGCATAATATCGAATTAATTAAATGTGCAGATTATATTATCGATTTAGGTTTAGAAGGTGGTAAAAACGGTGGAAACCTTATTTTTCAGGGAACTCCAGAAGAATTAGCAAAAAATAAAGAGTCTTATACTGCTAAATATTTGGCAGAAAAATTGGTTTATTAG
- a CDS encoding MauE/DoxX family redox-associated membrane protein: protein MITNLTDKQKINWVRILAILAVLIMMVYAPKLWLTTKVFPVIPLFDWLPIPSYPFDYILAGLFFAIQIVYIFQNKRWQGLTILTLYLFLALVDQNRLQPYFYQSFLTILAIEIFNRKANPRKILYAIILIFFATYFWSGIQKLNEAFYIQWLSAINKHFSFLPQWFLVAFTYAVPWLEALMGVLLLFNKTRKFGVVFILLMHSTITFLLFYLGYGYNVVPWNIQNILSVIIIFWTLKTSNAFEFFLQYFNTQKLAILVFTMMLPLANNLTGFYDNLLSFHFFTADLKYYIVYLDDELEENLPEHIHSFYRTFEGKTYINVIEWSKEDNKVLFYPEDRAIEYLDTYLRSYAKNPAKEGLTQLVNYNQVIKE, encoded by the coding sequence ATGATTACAAATCTAACAGACAAGCAGAAAATAAACTGGGTAAGAATACTTGCAATTCTTGCTGTTTTAATAATGATGGTGTATGCGCCAAAATTATGGCTAACAACAAAAGTTTTCCCTGTAATACCTTTGTTCGATTGGTTGCCAATACCTAGTTATCCTTTCGATTATATTTTAGCCGGATTATTTTTTGCGATACAAATTGTTTACATTTTTCAGAATAAAAGATGGCAAGGATTGACAATTCTTACACTCTATCTCTTTTTAGCACTTGTTGATCAAAACAGACTACAACCTTATTTTTATCAGAGTTTCTTAACCATATTAGCAATAGAAATTTTCAATAGAAAAGCAAATCCAAGAAAAATATTATATGCAATAATTTTAATCTTTTTTGCTACTTATTTTTGGAGTGGAATTCAGAAATTAAATGAAGCTTTTTACATACAATGGTTAAGTGCCATCAACAAACATTTTAGTTTTTTGCCACAATGGTTTTTAGTTGCTTTTACGTATGCTGTGCCTTGGTTAGAGGCTTTAATGGGCGTTTTATTACTATTTAATAAAACTAGAAAATTCGGAGTCGTTTTTATCCTATTAATGCATTCAACAATTACATTTCTATTATTTTATTTAGGGTATGGTTACAATGTTGTGCCTTGGAATATTCAGAATATATTAAGTGTCATCATCATCTTTTGGACTTTAAAAACATCAAATGCATTTGAATTCTTTTTACAGTATTTTAATACACAAAAATTAGCCATCTTAGTTTTTACAATGATGTTACCGTTAGCAAACAACTTAACAGGTTTTTATGACAACTTGCTATCTTTTCACTTTTTTACGGCAGATTTAAAATATTATATAGTCTATTTAGATGATGAATTAGAAGAGAATTTACCAGAACACATTCATAGTTTTTATAGAACCTTTGAAGGTAAAACATATATAAACGTTATAGAATGGTCTAAAGAAGACAACAAAGTATTGTTTTATCCAGAAGACAGAGCAATTGAATATTTAGATACTTATTTACGTTCTTATGCTAAAAACCCAGCTAAGGAAGGTTTAACACAATTGGTAAATTACAACCAAGTAATTAAGGAATAA
- a CDS encoding HmuY family protein → MTNKFLTFILCAAVFSFTSCSSEDTPIAPIAVIIDGAAISPEVGGPNEPNQVYVDLSTNTTTVVKRDSWDLGFYSGSEFRVTINGSLYMAAGQLSSTDIDAVNATTTEVQELQEKVAVGTFDPENTAYVDAPNGTITATAIAEISDTDANNKVYLVNLGYEVGTEAAATGSVAVAGDARGWKKVRILKDGNNYVLQYADLDATTHKEVIIAKSATHSFTFFSFNTESEVIVAPEKTNWDLNFTVFTNEIEGFGSYGYSDFVVNNTASSALVYMIDTEVDAYTYDDFSLIDVDATKFTTDQRSVGSSWRNGGGPGSLPSLKDNVFYVVNDTDGNLYKLQFLALTNEAGERGHPEFIYSLLQ, encoded by the coding sequence ATGACAAACAAATTTTTAACCTTTATTTTATGTGCAGCTGTATTTTCTTTTACAAGCTGTAGTTCAGAAGACACACCAATAGCGCCAATTGCTGTAATAATAGACGGAGCAGCTATTTCTCCAGAAGTTGGCGGACCAAATGAACCAAACCAAGTATATGTAGATTTAAGTACAAATACAACTACTGTTGTAAAAAGAGATTCTTGGGATTTAGGTTTCTATTCAGGATCAGAATTTAGAGTAACCATTAATGGCTCTCTTTATATGGCAGCAGGTCAATTATCATCAACAGATATAGATGCTGTAAATGCTACAACAACAGAAGTGCAAGAATTACAAGAAAAAGTTGCTGTAGGTACTTTTGATCCAGAAAATACAGCGTATGTAGATGCACCAAATGGTACAATAACAGCAACTGCAATTGCAGAAATTTCTGATACAGACGCAAATAATAAAGTGTATCTAGTAAACTTAGGTTACGAAGTAGGTACAGAAGCGGCAGCAACAGGAAGTGTAGCAGTTGCAGGAGATGCTAGAGGATGGAAAAAAGTAAGAATCTTAAAAGATGGAAACAATTATGTGTTACAATATGCAGATTTAGATGCAACTACACATAAAGAAGTAATCATTGCTAAAAGTGCAACGCATAGTTTTACTTTTTTTAGTTTTAATACAGAAAGTGAAGTTATTGTAGCTCCAGAAAAAACAAATTGGGATTTAAACTTTACTGTGTTTACAAACGAAATTGAAGGTTTTGGTTCTTATGGATATTCTGATTTTGTAGTTAATAATACAGCTTCTTCTGCATTGGTTTATATGATTGATACAGAGGTTGATGCTTATACTTATGATGATTTTTCTTTAATAGATGTAGATGCTACAAAGTTTACCACAGATCAACGAAGCGTTGGTAGTAGTTGGAGAAATGGTGGTGGACCAGGAAGTTTACCTTCTTTAAAGGACAATGTCTTTTATGTTGTAAATGATACAGATGGTAACTTATATAAACTTCAATTTTTAGCATTAACTAACGAAGCAGGAGAACGAGGTCATCCAGAATTTATATACAGTTTATTACAATAA
- a CDS encoding TonB-dependent receptor plug domain-containing protein: MFLNKKFTIVLLVFSMTTFGQEVKKDSTEVTVLDEVVVTGQYNPQSVKKSVHNVTVIKRAQIESQAANNLADLLNFNLNLTIVPSSQTGKSTISFFGLDAQYFNILVDNIPLVSDNGLGNNIDLTQVNLDNIERIEIVEGAMGVEYGANAVSGVINIITKKSIKTQWNINASLQEETVSDEYAWFDEGRHIQAFNISHNINENWFARVGVNRNQFAGFFNGKQGKSYYQNDGLRGYDWLPKEQFNSTAFVQYKKDNFQLFYKFEYFNELINYYDEAVRANIDTQAQTSNPSATDKIFRTHRFVNNLNLVGSLNTGANYNVSLSYQQQKRYLNEFNYYILSTERSDETDEVYQSSKVFFSKGSINNLVKSDVFNFQLGYETRFINGFDTQASGDVTQQDKTQSQNNYAFYGSSEFKFSNAFTLRPGIRYEYNSLFKAKILASISARYLMNNGFELRGNIGTSYRTPNFEELYYYFVDSNHDVRGNENLNPENGFTAFINLKKHSYIHDLSLLNSLKVSYLDVADKIDLAIVNPTPLQYQYINIDAYKLWGISSENSIKKDNWTFNLGATLQGISRIATNEIHAENDFLYSFQLNTSASYNIEKWKTAFTVLFKHNGNQQNYISSGVDDNGNAIFSKSSTSAYNWVDASVKKSFFNNKIQATLGGRNLFDVTNVNVSNASTDGVAHASNNNSLLLGYGRSYYLKLLYNLNF; this comes from the coding sequence ATGTTTCTAAATAAGAAGTTTACAATTGTATTGCTTGTGTTTTCTATGACTACTTTTGGTCAAGAGGTTAAAAAAGATTCAACAGAAGTAACTGTTTTAGATGAGGTTGTGGTTACTGGTCAGTACAATCCTCAATCTGTAAAAAAATCTGTACACAATGTTACGGTTATAAAAAGAGCCCAAATAGAAAGTCAGGCCGCCAATAATTTAGCAGATTTATTAAATTTTAATTTAAACCTAACCATTGTACCAAGTTCTCAAACGGGTAAGTCTACTATTTCTTTCTTCGGATTAGATGCTCAATATTTTAATATTTTGGTTGATAATATTCCTTTAGTTAGTGATAACGGCTTAGGAAACAACATCGATTTAACGCAAGTTAATTTAGATAATATAGAACGAATAGAAATTGTAGAAGGAGCAATGGGGGTAGAGTATGGTGCAAATGCTGTATCTGGAGTCATTAATATTATCACTAAAAAATCGATAAAAACTCAATGGAATATTAATGCTTCTTTGCAAGAAGAAACAGTGAGTGATGAGTATGCTTGGTTTGATGAAGGAAGGCATATACAAGCGTTTAATATCTCTCATAATATAAATGAAAATTGGTTTGCTAGAGTTGGTGTGAATCGCAATCAGTTTGCAGGTTTTTTTAATGGTAAACAAGGAAAAAGCTATTACCAAAATGATGGTTTAAGAGGATATGATTGGTTACCAAAAGAACAATTTAATTCAACTGCATTTGTACAATACAAGAAAGATAATTTTCAATTATTTTACAAATTTGAATACTTTAATGAGCTCATAAATTATTATGATGAAGCAGTTAGAGCAAATATAGATACACAGGCGCAAACGAGTAATCCGTCTGCAACGGATAAAATTTTTAGAACGCATCGGTTTGTAAATAATCTAAATCTTGTAGGGAGTTTAAATACAGGTGCTAATTATAATGTTTCACTTTCTTATCAACAACAAAAGCGTTATTTAAACGAGTTTAATTACTACATTTTAAGTACAGAAAGAAGTGATGAAACGGATGAAGTGTACCAATCTAGTAAAGTTTTCTTTTCTAAAGGAAGCATTAATAACCTTGTAAAAAGTGATGTTTTTAATTTTCAATTAGGATATGAAACAAGGTTTATTAATGGTTTTGATACGCAAGCTTCTGGCGATGTTACACAACAAGATAAAACGCAATCTCAGAATAATTATGCTTTTTATGGTTCGTCAGAATTTAAGTTTTCTAATGCTTTTACGTTAAGACCCGGAATACGATATGAATATAATTCGCTATTCAAAGCTAAAATATTAGCCTCTATTAGTGCGCGTTATTTAATGAATAATGGTTTTGAGTTACGTGGTAACATCGGTACATCTTACAGAACTCCAAATTTTGAAGAGTTGTATTATTACTTTGTAGATTCTAATCACGATGTTAGAGGGAATGAAAACCTGAATCCAGAAAACGGATTTACGGCATTTATCAACCTGAAAAAACACAGTTATATTCATGATTTGTCTTTATTAAACAGTTTAAAGGTTAGTTATTTAGATGTTGCCGATAAGATAGATTTAGCTATTGTAAATCCTACTCCTTTGCAATATCAATACATTAATATTGATGCTTATAAATTATGGGGAATCTCTTCTGAAAATAGTATTAAAAAAGATAATTGGACCTTTAATTTGGGGGCTACTTTACAAGGTATTTCTAGAATAGCTACGAATGAAATACATGCAGAAAACGACTTTTTATACTCTTTTCAATTAAATACCAGTGCGAGTTACAATATAGAAAAATGGAAAACGGCGTTTACAGTGTTATTTAAACACAATGGGAATCAGCAAAATTATATTTCATCGGGTGTAGATGATAATGGGAATGCTATATTTTCTAAATCTTCTACTAGCGCTTATAATTGGGTAGATGCTTCTGTAAAAAAATCATTCTTTAACAATAAAATTCAAGCCACTTTAGGCGGTAGAAACTTATTTGATGTTACTAATGTAAATGTGAGTAACGCAAGTACAGACGGAGTAGCACATGCTTCTAACAATAATTCTTTGTTATTGGGCTACGGACGTTCTTATTACTTAAAACTATTATATAACCTTAATTTTTAA
- a CDS encoding DUF6607 family protein, whose translation MTKSILTTLLLLVSITISAQSKKKKDQNAIKEMCGCYEVTFNFAETFNYSKDSTYRPSKTKVDKGLEWAGLVEDENNKISIQHLLQVGNPNDPMIIKHWRQDWLYENTNFYMFNGDNNWTFEQKNKSDVKKQWTQKVYQVDDSPRYEGSGTWVHVDGKSYWENETTAPLPRREYTKRSDYNITLRGNRHEITSYGWLHDQDNSKIIREAGKEDVVLAKEKGYNTYVKVDDSRCKAASDWWKTNNNKWQLVRNKWEDVFSRNKNLSLETKVDNKPLYKFLFSDKITEEQEMNAIIESFVKK comes from the coding sequence ATGACTAAATCAATATTAACTACACTACTACTTTTAGTTTCGATAACTATTAGTGCACAAAGTAAAAAGAAGAAAGATCAAAATGCCATAAAAGAAATGTGTGGCTGTTATGAAGTGACTTTCAATTTTGCAGAGACTTTTAACTATAGTAAAGATTCTACTTACAGACCTTCTAAAACAAAAGTTGATAAAGGTTTAGAATGGGCAGGCTTGGTTGAAGACGAGAATAATAAAATCTCTATTCAGCATTTATTACAAGTTGGTAACCCAAATGACCCAATGATTATTAAACACTGGCGACAAGATTGGTTGTATGAAAACACAAATTTTTACATGTTTAATGGTGATAACAATTGGACTTTTGAGCAAAAAAATAAAAGCGACGTAAAAAAACAATGGACACAAAAAGTATATCAAGTAGATGACAGTCCGCGTTACGAAGGTTCTGGAACTTGGGTTCATGTAGACGGAAAAAGCTATTGGGAAAACGAAACTACTGCTCCTTTACCAAGAAGAGAATACACAAAAAGAAGCGATTACAACATCACTTTAAGAGGAAATAGACATGAAATTACAAGCTACGGTTGGCTTCATGACCAAGATAACAGTAAAATTATTCGCGAAGCGGGAAAAGAAGATGTTGTTTTAGCCAAAGAAAAAGGGTACAATACGTACGTAAAAGTTGATGATAGCAGATGTAAAGCGGCTTCTGACTGGTGGAAAACTAACAATAACAAATGGCAATTAGTAAGAAATAAATGGGAAGATGTATTTAGTAGAAATAAAAATTTATCCTTAGAAACCAAAGTAGACAACAAACCTTTGTACAAGTTTTTATTTTCTGATAAAATTACAGAAGAGCAAGAAATGAATGCAATAATTGAATCATTTGTAAAAAAATAA
- a CDS encoding ankyrin repeat domain-containing protein, which translates to MKKSYKVSILFLLISITVTAQKTNIFHDRAFWKTNPNIAIVDEKIAAGNDVSASNENAFDGVVYAILSKVDNKTIEYLLTKKGNDVNKKTHDGRTYIFWAAYTNNIEIMKHLFSKGAKTDVIDTHGNTFLNFAASAGQLDIELYKYSFSIGADITKEKNHDGANALLLVASHLKDFKLVEYLITKGASLDDKDAEGNGLFEYAAKGGNTQFLKILLDKGVATGKNAMLFASKGSRNKQNTIETYQFLEKNGIKPNVVDANNRNPLHYIARNNKDISTFKYFIDKGVATNLQDKEGNSPFMNAANSNSLEVVQLLSKDVKDINLKNNDGHTALTNAVGRNSVDVIEYLLEKGADINTVDKDGNTLSYYLINNFKANKPEIFETKLKVLTKKGLVVNQLQNSGNTLLHIATLENNLPLLKRLAAFKIDVNAINKENLSALQIAVMKAKNTEIIKYLLSIGADKNIKTDFDESIFDLASENELLKKQNIHFLK; encoded by the coding sequence ATGAAAAAATCTTATAAAGTATCCATACTGTTTCTTTTAATAAGTATAACAGTAACAGCACAAAAAACAAACATTTTTCATGATCGAGCGTTTTGGAAAACAAACCCAAACATAGCTATTGTAGATGAAAAAATTGCTGCAGGAAATGATGTTTCTGCATCAAACGAAAATGCATTTGACGGTGTTGTCTATGCTATTTTAAGTAAAGTAGATAATAAAACGATAGAATACCTTTTAACTAAAAAAGGAAATGACGTTAATAAAAAAACACATGATGGGCGAACGTATATATTTTGGGCTGCTTATACTAACAATATAGAAATTATGAAACATCTTTTTTCTAAAGGAGCTAAAACAGATGTAATAGACACACACGGAAACACTTTTTTAAACTTTGCTGCTTCGGCTGGTCAATTAGATATTGAATTGTACAAATACAGTTTTAGTATTGGGGCAGATATTACAAAAGAAAAAAACCATGATGGAGCAAACGCTTTATTATTAGTGGCATCTCATTTAAAGGATTTTAAACTTGTAGAATATTTAATTACAAAAGGCGCTTCTTTAGATGATAAAGATGCAGAAGGAAATGGCCTTTTTGAATATGCTGCAAAAGGTGGTAACACCCAATTTTTAAAAATTCTTTTAGACAAAGGTGTAGCTACCGGTAAAAATGCGATGCTGTTTGCAAGCAAAGGCTCTAGAAATAAACAGAACACTATAGAAACGTATCAATTTTTAGAAAAAAATGGTATAAAACCAAATGTTGTTGATGCAAACAATAGAAATCCACTTCATTATATTGCTAGAAACAATAAAGACATCTCAACTTTTAAATACTTTATAGACAAAGGTGTTGCAACTAATTTACAGGATAAAGAAGGAAATTCTCCTTTTATGAATGCAGCCAATAGCAATAGTTTAGAAGTTGTACAATTATTATCTAAGGATGTAAAAGATATCAACCTAAAAAATAATGATGGTCACACTGCTTTAACAAATGCTGTTGGTAGAAACTCTGTTGATGTTATTGAATACTTATTAGAAAAAGGTGCAGACATTAATACAGTTGATAAAGATGGAAATACGCTTTCATACTATTTAATTAACAATTTTAAGGCAAATAAGCCTGAAATTTTTGAAACAAAACTAAAAGTTTTAACAAAAAAAGGATTGGTTGTAAATCAACTTCAAAATTCTGGAAATACCTTATTACATATTGCAACATTAGAAAATAATTTGCCTTTATTAAAAAGATTAGCAGCTTTTAAAATTGATGTAAACGCAATAAACAAAGAAAATTTATCTGCATTACAAATAGCAGTAATGAAAGCTAAAAACACAGAAATTATTAAATATTTATTAAGCATTGGTGCTGATAAAAATATAAAAACAGATTTTGATGAATCTATTTTTGACTTAGCTTCTGAAAACGAATTGTTAAAAAAACAAAACATCCATTTTTTAAAATAA
- a CDS encoding DUF2271 domain-containing protein, which translates to MIKKILLVIPIFLLVVASLFSFKKTSESAPYKCMIQMKNYTGEGAYVVVSLLNPNGEYEETLYVQGDDDEWYFDITEWWSFQGKKRADIDAITGATISGGQRTISVIRIDTDKIDKGYKIRFETAVEDQEYHKDDIEFELTTANLKSKIEGKGFIRYVRMLAQ; encoded by the coding sequence ATGATTAAAAAAATATTATTAGTAATTCCAATATTTTTATTGGTAGTAGCCTCTTTATTTAGCTTTAAGAAAACGAGCGAAAGTGCTCCATACAAATGTATGATTCAAATGAAAAACTACACGGGCGAAGGTGCTTACGTAGTAGTTTCATTATTAAACCCAAATGGCGAATATGAAGAAACTTTATACGTGCAAGGTGATGATGATGAATGGTATTTTGACATTACAGAATGGTGGAGTTTTCAAGGTAAAAAAAGAGCAGATATTGATGCAATTACAGGAGCTACAATTAGTGGCGGACAACGTACCATAAGTGTTATTAGAATTGATACTGACAAAATAGACAAAGGGTACAAAATCCGTTTTGAAACCGCTGTAGAAGATCAGGAATATCATAAAGACGATATCGAATTTGAGTTAACAACAGCTAATTTAAAGTCTAAAATAGAAGGAAAAGGATTTATACGCTACGTAAGAATGTTAGCACAATAA